The window TCGGAGAGGGTTGGCCGAGCCCACAACGCACCGAGGGAGGGGCACTCAAGCTGATCGGCCTAGACATAGGCGTATGGGATCAAAGAGGTGGCCGGTCGGGCCAATCAAGGGGAGTCCAGTCAGACTAACAGCCGACGAATAAGACTGGTGATACGTGCTAACATCCTTTTAAGAGTCAGTGCCACCAATTAGTGGTGCGTATGGGCAGAACAATCCTTCCGAGAGTCGATGCCGCCGACTGACGGTGCGAaatgacagaagatcgtacggaaGAAGATTTTGCCGCCTCGGCAGAGATGCGTTTGCCCCCATTACGGTAAGGTGTCAAAGATCCTTTCTTGATGTTAGCTTTTGGGGAAAGTTTGGGGATGCGTATCGTCCGGGAAGCGTGTAGTCTACCCCGTCGCATCTCTATATAAGGAGGGGAGTAGCCATCCGTGGAGGTACGCACACACGTCTTCTGGAACCACTGCTTGcgcttcctttgcttcttttgtTTTCCTCGCTTGTCGGtgtgtgacttgagcgtcggaagaccGTCGCCGAGAACTCCCTCTCTacttggcactaacgacttgtgattgCAGGAGCGGAGGACCATCAGTGAAGACAAGGAATCATCTCAGTGTTGTTTCCTAGTGACCATCTACTCAACTTCATGGCAGGATCAATAtataaaaagttaatttttattaaaaaaaaaaaaagagtcggataaaacaaaaggaaagaatattattttattttccatgaTGCCCCGAATGAAATATATGACGtcaacattttattttatttttttattacggAAAGAATAAACATATCTTTTTTGGAATATTAATTATTGCCATAATTCTTTATTTATTCGAGGCACGCGACCTCACTTCTTCTAATTCAATCGAACAACGAATAATGAGTCAGGTACGTCTCGGGTACTCTTATATGACTGGTTAGTGTCGAGCCGAAAGCGAGATGTCCGCTTCATCGTTCGTTGCGATTCGAGCGGGCGAAACGAACCGCGATGATCCACGAACCGAACCCGGTTTAGGAGGCAGCGCGAAGCGCATGGCTCGCCACGTGTCCACGACTCCATAGGGATAATTATTTCGCACCGTATACGCGTCGATCTGCCGTTGGCCACAATTGCATCCGGGACCCACAGCTATCGCGACGCTGACGCGATGTCCACTTCGCCGCTGCCGGGTGGCCCGCTTATCGTTTCGTTTGGGTTcgtttcatttttgttgggatttGGTTTCATTTAGTTTCATTTTGGCTTCGTTTAGGGAGTAGGAAGCAGGCAGCTGCCTTCTGTTAGTCGAATCGTTGACCGGAAGACCGCTATAAAATTATTGTGGTCTCTTCTATTTTAGTCCTCTGTGTAAGATATTGTTTATTGCATCCTTTGTTAGTGTATTTTCGTTACCGCCTTGGTTGTATCTAGCGAATTCGAGGTTGTTCGGGGGTGGAGGAGTAAATTTGGCAGGACCTTTTGCCTTCCTTGTATAAACTATTCGCCCCATCCTCACCTACAAAAAGGACCAAGCACCGAAACATCTTCACCTCTTCCGCACACAAAGATCTGTTGGTTTCTTCGGTTTCTTCGATCTCCTGTAAGAATCCTTTATCTGCTTCGTCTTAGTttgatttatagattttttttttgttttttttttgatgatttgATCGCCCTTTTATGGAGGTTTTCGTTGATTTGTGGATAAGGTCAAGGAAGGACATGTGTGGCGGCCTCCGGAAAGTTTCTCCGCCGGCTGGCGAAGATCCCAAGCATCCGCCGGTGGCGGAGGATGCTGCGCTGCTCCTAGAGCTTGCTGCTTCAGATGACGTCGCTGCCTTCAAGCGGGCAGTGGAGGAGGGACGGCCGCTCGATACCTCCGCTCCCTGGTACGTTCGTTCTCCCGGCCGAGGTATGGGATACCAGCAGCGTACGCCGCTCATGATTGCGGCCCTCTATGGTAGCACCGCCGTCATCGACTACATCCTCGCCGCAAGTCCCGCTGAGGCTGCCCGGAGCGCTGCCTCCGATGGCACCACGGCTCTCCACTGCGCCGCTGCCGGCGGCTCTGCGGATTCTCTCGAGGCCGTCAAGCTCCTGATCGGCGCCTCCGGGGACGCCGTCGATGCCCTCGATGCGAGCGGCAACCGCCCTGGTGACGTCATCGCCCGGCAGTTTTCGAACAGCGTGGCCAAATCTCTTGAAGTTATCCTAAAGGCCCCGTGTTGCCCTAGTGTCGCATCGCCAAATAAGGAAGAGACGGCTAAACAAGGAGAGAAGAAGGAATATCCGTTGGATTTGACGCTTCCCGACATCAAGACCGGGATTTACGGCACCGACGAGTTCCGGATGTATACTTTCAAGATCAAGCCGTGCTCTCGGGCTTACTCCCACGATTGGACGGAGTGCCCCTTCGTACATCCTGGCGAGAACGCCCGGCGCCGAGATCCGCGAAAGTTATCGTATAGCTGCGTGCCGTGCCCTGAGTTCCGCAAAGGATCTTGCCGGAACGGCGATTCCTGCGAGTACGCCCACGGCGTGTTCGAGAGTTGGCTCCACCCTGCTCAGTATCGGACTCGGCTGTGCAAGGATGAGACCGGCTGCAATCGTCGGGTTTGCTTCTTCGCCCACAAACCAGAGGAACTTCGATCCGTGAATCCCTCGGCGGCATCAGTTGGCGGAATGGTGTTGCCCTCGTCGCGGTCGTCGTCGCCAGGCCTTTCTTCTCTGGACATGGCCACGGCGTTCATGATGATGCAGCAGCCCGGTTCTCCCATGTCCCCCTCGGCTTCGTCAGCTTCATCGCTGTGGATGAACCCGACCGGCGGTGCCATGACACCTCCAGCCTTGCAGTTGCCGAGCAGCAGACTGAAGGCTTCGCTGAGTGCCAGAGACATGGATTTCGA is drawn from Zingiber officinale cultivar Zhangliang chromosome 1B, Zo_v1.1, whole genome shotgun sequence and contains these coding sequences:
- the LOC122047664 gene encoding zinc finger CCCH domain-containing protein 33-like; this encodes MCGGLRKVSPPAGEDPKHPPVAEDAALLLELAASDDVAAFKRAVEEGRPLDTSAPWYVRSPGRGMGYQQRTPLMIAALYGSTAVIDYILAASPAEAARSAASDGTTALHCAAAGGSADSLEAVKLLIGASGDAVDALDASGNRPGDVIARQFSNSVAKSLEVILKAPCCPSVASPNKEETAKQGEKKEYPLDLTLPDIKTGIYGTDEFRMYTFKIKPCSRAYSHDWTECPFVHPGENARRRDPRKLSYSCVPCPEFRKGSCRNGDSCEYAHGVFESWLHPAQYRTRLCKDETGCNRRVCFFAHKPEELRSVNPSAASVGGMVLPSSRSSSPGLSSLDMATAFMMMQQPGSPMSPSASSASSLWMNPTGGAMTPPALQLPSSRLKASLSARDMDFDLDLLGLEGYQQKLIDEITRTSSPRANWGSNNLAEASRSSELSDMLRHVDPSLLTQLQGLSMRQSAPQFQSAPGLQKHQSQLLSGIGGLSSSPPVNATSSFGLDPSMAKAMMNSRASAFAKRSQSFIDRGTSTGRSSTLSPITAPHAADLTDWGSPGGKLDWGIQEEELSKLRKSASFAFRGNQAATFGGVSATAAATLPSTMDEPDLSWVQSLVKDAPMAPIGQRLSAAGGEQQNGYQLSTGGEQQNGYELSTGGDVFSPWAEEKIMA